In Thermomicrobiales bacterium, the following are encoded in one genomic region:
- a CDS encoding universal stress protein, with protein sequence MTTIVVPLDGSDQAEQALPWAAELSRRIGGSLLLVSIVEIPVEFGAWSATGALAVGQMMDSWIDDRTAYLKEIGGKLDGVNVETVCRVGSPTSEVLSAIASVNDPLVVMTSHGRAGAGRLVLGSVANRIVRDAQCPVLVIRASSDAATASPAFERVLVPLDGSEFAEDALNRGVEAIAPSGQALALHLVRVVESPVISMPGPDVALDYGLVAEYIDAIKDEAVQYLETLTKSLSAKGIAVTSEVLEGSVADAILDSAKRNSSDIIVMSTHGRGGISRLFFGSVAEKVLHSSPLPLLLLRPQQ encoded by the coding sequence GTGACTACAATCGTCGTACCCCTCGACGGTTCCGATCAAGCGGAACAAGCACTGCCTTGGGCGGCTGAGCTCAGCCGCCGGATTGGCGGCAGCTTGCTCCTCGTGTCGATCGTTGAGATCCCGGTCGAATTCGGAGCATGGAGCGCAACAGGCGCGCTCGCCGTCGGTCAGATGATGGATAGCTGGATTGATGATCGGACTGCGTATCTCAAGGAGATCGGCGGGAAGCTCGACGGGGTGAACGTTGAAACTGTCTGCCGGGTCGGTAGTCCGACAAGCGAGGTCCTGAGCGCGATCGCCAGCGTCAACGATCCGCTGGTAGTCATGACAAGCCACGGTCGCGCCGGCGCAGGTCGCCTCGTGCTCGGCAGCGTCGCCAACCGCATCGTGCGTGACGCGCAGTGCCCGGTGCTGGTCATTCGCGCCAGCAGCGATGCCGCCACCGCCAGTCCGGCGTTTGAGCGCGTGCTAGTGCCGCTGGACGGCTCCGAGTTCGCTGAGGATGCACTGAACCGCGGTGTCGAGGCTATTGCACCTTCCGGCCAGGCGTTGGCGTTGCATCTGGTTCGGGTCGTCGAGAGCCCGGTCATCAGCATGCCAGGCCCCGATGTCGCGCTTGATTACGGACTGGTTGCCGAGTACATCGACGCTATCAAGGATGAAGCCGTCCAGTACCTTGAGACGCTGACCAAGTCGCTCAGCGCCAAGGGAATTGCTGTGACCTCCGAAGTGCTGGAGGGCAGCGTCGCAGATGCGATTCTCGATAGCGCCAAGCGCAACTCGTCTGACATCATCGTGATGTCAACGCACGGTCGCGGTGGCATCTCGCGCCTGTTCTTCGGTTCAGTCGCCGAAAAGGTGCTGCACTCGTCGCCGCTGCCGCTGCTCCTCCTGCGTCCACAGCAGTAG